The following coding sequences are from one Bacillota bacterium window:
- a CDS encoding aldehyde ferredoxin oxidoreductase family protein has protein sequence MPNGYAGKILRVNLSTGATNIETPGPNFYRTNLGGRGFIADCLFRELKAGVDPLGPANKLIFAAGLLTGAPVAGSGRNSVGAKSPLTGGFGDAEAGGYFGPELKKAGFDAIIVEGRAKAPVYLWVHDGAAELRDARKLARMKAFDVQETIRAELGDPLVRVAQCGLAGENKVRFAAVSNDVTHFYGRSGMGAVMGSKRLRAVAVRGRAKYESADPEQLKQMAKAMSEQIHAKERGFTDLGTTYIVGALNAAGGLPTRNFKDGSFEGAAKIDGKTLRDTLLIGRDSCYACATNCKRVVEVKEGQGPFAVDPHYGGPEYETLAALGSLCGVDDLVAVCKAAELCNAYVLDTISTGVVIAFAMECYERGILTAKDTGGLDLRFGNGAALVEMVERIAHRLGLGDLLAEGVARAAEKLGPRARALAMHVRGQEIPMHEPRLKYGLGVGYMVSPTGADHCHNIHDTIYAKRVDSVACLGVLEPMPTDELSPRKIRLLKRFVDLRHTINSLGLCEFVNWTFADQVELVRAATGWQTSLLELSLIGERAANLTRLFNLREGLKPADEKLPRRFHQNLGNGPLAERRLSPELARGAKREYYAMMGWDRSSGVPTPGKLEELGLEWVAGYLSTKAPTGRRRVKG, from the coding sequence GTGCCGAACGGCTATGCCGGTAAGATCCTTCGGGTCAACCTCAGCACCGGGGCCACCAACATCGAGACCCCCGGGCCCAACTTCTACCGCACCAACCTGGGCGGCCGTGGTTTCATCGCCGACTGTCTCTTTCGCGAATTGAAGGCCGGAGTCGATCCCCTCGGACCGGCCAACAAGCTCATCTTCGCGGCCGGCTTGCTGACCGGGGCTCCGGTCGCCGGGAGCGGCCGCAACTCGGTGGGGGCCAAGTCGCCCCTCACCGGCGGGTTCGGCGACGCGGAGGCCGGCGGGTACTTCGGCCCGGAGCTCAAGAAGGCCGGCTTCGATGCCATCATCGTCGAAGGGCGGGCGAAGGCCCCCGTCTACCTGTGGGTCCACGACGGCGCGGCCGAGCTGAGAGACGCCCGGAAGCTCGCCAGGATGAAGGCCTTCGACGTTCAGGAGACCATCCGGGCCGAGCTGGGCGACCCCCTGGTCCGCGTGGCCCAGTGCGGCCTGGCCGGGGAGAACAAGGTCAGGTTCGCCGCCGTCTCCAACGACGTCACCCACTTCTACGGCCGCAGCGGGATGGGCGCGGTGATGGGTTCCAAGCGGCTGCGGGCGGTGGCCGTTCGCGGGCGGGCGAAGTATGAGTCGGCCGACCCCGAGCAGTTGAAGCAGATGGCCAAGGCCATGAGCGAGCAGATCCACGCCAAGGAGCGGGGCTTCACGGACCTCGGGACGACCTACATCGTCGGCGCCCTGAACGCCGCCGGCGGCCTCCCGACCCGCAACTTCAAGGACGGCTCCTTTGAAGGGGCGGCCAAGATCGACGGCAAGACCCTCCGCGACACCCTCCTGATCGGCCGGGATTCCTGCTACGCCTGCGCCACGAACTGCAAGCGGGTGGTCGAAGTCAAGGAGGGCCAGGGGCCCTTCGCGGTCGACCCGCACTACGGCGGCCCAGAGTATGAGACCCTGGCCGCCCTGGGCTCGCTTTGCGGCGTCGACGACCTCGTCGCCGTCTGCAAGGCCGCCGAGCTCTGCAACGCCTATGTCCTCGACACCATCTCCACCGGGGTGGTCATCGCCTTCGCCATGGAGTGCTATGAGCGGGGCATCCTGACCGCCAAGGACACCGGCGGCCTGGACCTCCGCTTCGGCAACGGGGCGGCCCTGGTCGAGATGGTTGAGCGGATCGCCCATCGGCTCGGCCTCGGAGACCTCCTCGCCGAGGGCGTCGCCCGGGCCGCCGAGAAGCTCGGCCCGCGGGCCAGGGCCCTGGCCATGCACGTCCGCGGGCAGGAGATCCCGATGCACGAGCCTCGGCTCAAATACGGCTTGGGCGTGGGCTACATGGTCTCGCCCACGGGCGCCGACCATTGTCACAACATCCACGACACGATCTACGCCAAGCGGGTCGACTCCGTGGCCTGCCTGGGTGTCCTCGAGCCGATGCCGACGGACGAGCTCTCGCCCCGCAAGATCAGGCTCCTCAAGCGGTTCGTCGACCTCCGCCACACGATCAATTCCCTCGGCCTATGCGAGTTCGTCAACTGGACCTTCGCCGATCAGGTGGAGTTGGTCCGGGCGGCCACCGGTTGGCAGACCTCCCTTCTCGAACTGTCCTTGATCGGCGAGCGGGCGGCCAACCTCACCCGCCTCTTCAACCTCAGGGAAGGCCTCAAGCCGGCCGACGAGAAGCTGCCCCGGCGGTTCCATCAGAACCTGGGCAACGGTCCGCTGGCCGAGCGCCGGCTCTCCCCCGAGCTTGCCAGGGGGGCCAAGCGCGAATACTACGCCATGATGGGCTGGGACCGTTCTTCGGGCGTGCCGACCCCCGGTAAGCTGGAGGAACTGGGCCTGGAATGGGTCGCGGGGTACCTGTCGACCAAGGCCCCGACCGGCCGACGAAGGGTCAAAGGATGA
- a CDS encoding MoaD/ThiS family protein — protein MITVHAQAFGNLRRFFPQGRQAVDFHLPEGSRVTDLLKLVGLPDNEVWMVSVNEALAEPDQTLADGDLVNVFAPVAGG, from the coding sequence TTGATCACCGTCCACGCCCAGGCCTTCGGCAACCTGCGGCGATTCTTCCCGCAAGGTCGCCAGGCGGTCGATTTCCACCTGCCTGAGGGGAGCCGGGTGACCGACCTCTTGAAGCTGGTCGGCCTGCCGGACAACGAGGTCTGGATGGTCAGCGTCAACGAGGCCCTGGCCGAGCCGGACCAGACCCTCGCCGACGGCGATCTGGTCAACGTATTCGCCCCCGTGGCCGGCGGCTGA